A genomic segment from Alteribacillus bidgolensis encodes:
- a CDS encoding sensor histidine kinase, with protein sequence MRKMVNIQWDYIRYSFGTAVITAVLLFLILLSSTEDLLLLLTFKSWFGLPTLLIWVVVSFLLALLIGWRGGKRQKLRINKLLAGTLALEKGDFSKNIHIDGEDEFAVMGNHLNAVASRMEEQARSVQKLSAERAEWQASIKQSAAAAERQRLARELHDAVSQQLFAISMTTAALQKTIPNDIVKGKKQVSLIEKMAGNAQGEMRALLMHLRPASLEGKLLEDGLKNLLQELSEKTKLQIKWNIQEIPDAGKGIEDHLFRIAQEALSNVLRHAQAAQVDFQLKCYSGQLRMKIIDDGVGFHLERDQKQSSYGLSMMKERVNELGGVIHILSYPRKGTQIEVNVPIVDDKEEEKPIDKSSAD encoded by the coding sequence ATGCGAAAAATGGTAAACATCCAATGGGACTATATCCGATATTCTTTTGGAACAGCAGTGATTACAGCTGTGCTGTTATTTTTGATTCTGTTATCTAGCACGGAAGATTTATTATTATTACTCACTTTTAAAAGTTGGTTTGGTTTACCTACACTTCTAATATGGGTTGTTGTGTCCTTTCTTTTAGCCTTATTGATAGGATGGCGAGGCGGAAAAAGGCAGAAACTGCGAATAAACAAATTATTAGCAGGAACATTGGCGTTGGAAAAAGGAGATTTTTCTAAAAATATACACATAGACGGTGAAGACGAGTTTGCAGTAATGGGAAATCACTTGAATGCTGTGGCAAGCAGGATGGAAGAACAAGCAAGGTCTGTTCAAAAGCTTTCGGCGGAACGAGCTGAATGGCAAGCTTCCATTAAACAATCAGCTGCAGCTGCTGAAAGACAAAGGCTGGCCAGAGAGCTGCATGATGCGGTAAGTCAACAGTTATTTGCTATATCGATGACGACGGCAGCTCTACAGAAAACGATACCGAACGATATTGTTAAAGGAAAAAAACAAGTATCACTTATAGAAAAAATGGCAGGAAATGCACAAGGGGAAATGAGAGCATTGCTTATGCATTTACGTCCGGCAAGTTTAGAAGGTAAATTACTAGAGGATGGTTTGAAAAATTTGCTGCAAGAGCTTTCAGAGAAGACAAAATTGCAAATTAAGTGGAATATTCAAGAAATTCCAGACGCAGGGAAGGGGATTGAAGACCATCTTTTCCGGATTGCACAAGAAGCACTTTCCAATGTATTAAGACACGCTCAAGCTGCTCAAGTAGATTTTCAACTAAAGTGCTATTCTGGTCAGTTGCGAATGAAAATCATTGACGATGGAGTCGGATTTCACTTAGAAAGAGACCAAAAACAATCGTCTTATGGTCTTTCTATGATGAAAGAAAGAGTGAACGAACTTGGGGGAGTAATTCATATTTTATCTTATCCAAGAAAAGGGACACAGATTGAAGTAAATGTTCCAATAGTGGATGATAAAGAGGAGGAGAAGCCGATTGATAAAAGTAGTGCTGATTGA
- the hemE gene encoding uroporphyrinogen decarboxylase — protein sequence MGEEAFNDNFLRAAYGQNTDHIPVWYMRQAGRSQPEYRKLKEKYSLFEITHDPELCAYVTKLPVDQYNNDAAILYKDIMTPLPSIGVDVDIKPGVGPVINNPITQPKDVEKLGNIDPEKEVPYVLDTIKLLREQLNVPLISFSGAPFTLASYMIEGGPSKNYHKTKAFMYSKPIAWFALMDKLGDMTIRYVSSQIKAGAQAIQIFDSWVGALNAEDYRFYVKPVMKRIFETIQKEEVPLSMFGVGAGHLLQDWNDFSLQIIGLDWRTSISEARQLGVTKSLQGNLDPSILLAPWDVIEEKVKPILEAGMQEEGFVFNLGHGVFPEVDPDSLKRLTAFVHDYTNKIGR from the coding sequence ATGGGTGAAGAAGCATTTAACGATAATTTTTTGAGGGCTGCTTATGGACAAAATACAGATCACATCCCTGTGTGGTATATGAGACAAGCAGGTCGTTCTCAGCCTGAATATAGAAAACTAAAAGAGAAATATTCTTTGTTTGAGATTACTCATGATCCAGAACTTTGTGCTTATGTTACTAAGTTACCAGTAGATCAATATAATAATGACGCTGCGATTCTCTACAAAGATATTATGACCCCTCTTCCATCTATTGGAGTAGATGTAGATATAAAACCGGGCGTCGGGCCAGTTATTAATAATCCAATAACACAACCGAAAGATGTTGAAAAGCTGGGAAATATTGATCCTGAAAAAGAAGTGCCCTACGTGTTAGATACAATTAAGCTGCTGAGAGAACAACTGAATGTACCATTAATTAGTTTTAGCGGAGCGCCATTCACACTGGCAAGCTATATGATCGAAGGCGGTCCTTCTAAAAATTATCATAAAACCAAAGCTTTTATGTATTCCAAACCCATTGCCTGGTTTGCTCTTATGGATAAATTAGGAGATATGACGATCCGCTACGTGTCCTCTCAAATAAAGGCAGGAGCTCAAGCTATTCAAATATTTGACTCATGGGTAGGGGCTTTAAATGCGGAAGATTATCGGTTTTACGTAAAGCCGGTTATGAAACGAATCTTTGAAACGATACAAAAAGAAGAAGTTCCATTAAGTATGTTTGGAGTTGGAGCTGGTCACCTTCTGCAGGATTGGAACGATTTTTCATTACAAATTATCGGTCTAGATTGGCGAACTTCTATTTCGGAAGCTAGACAGCTCGGAGTTACAAAATCTTTGCAAGGGAATTTAGATCCTTCCATTCTATTGGCACCTTGGGATGTTATAGAAGAGAAAGTGAAGCCTATCCTTGAAGCAGGTATGCAAGAAGAAGGTTTTGTTTTTAACCTCGGTCACGGGGTCTTCCCAGAAGTAGATCCAGATTCATTGAAGCGGCTAACCGCTTTTGTTCACGATTATACCAATAAAATTGGGAGGTAA
- a CDS encoding M20 family metallopeptidase, whose translation METKLYDLLDRFYNEMVEIRRYLHQYPELSFKEEHTPAYIADFHKKLGHDVKTNVGRRGVTAVLQGGKPGPVIALRADFDALPIHEQTDLPFRSKVDGVMHACGHDGHTATLLILAKAINALKEKWRGTVVFIHQHAEEYAPGGAVDMIKDGCLDGVDVIFGTHLWATVPHGKIQYKHGPMMAAVDRFEIEIIGQGGHGAMPHLTKDAVVIGSQLVTNMQQLVSRRVDPQEPAVVSVGSFVAQNAFNVIADRAKLTGTVRTFSEDVRSLLEKELETITHATCQGANAEADFTYSRGYPAVVNHEEETAFLADCAYQVPGVTETEEMKPQMGGEDFAYYLKHAKGTFFFTGAQHPNWEKTYPHHHPKFDIDERSMLLAAKVMGKAALEYDN comes from the coding sequence TTGGAAACTAAACTTTATGATTTACTAGATCGTTTTTATAATGAAATGGTAGAAATCAGGAGATATCTTCATCAGTATCCAGAGCTGTCCTTTAAAGAAGAACATACACCGGCATATATAGCAGATTTTCATAAAAAGCTTGGCCATGATGTGAAAACAAATGTTGGAAGAAGAGGTGTTACTGCCGTCTTGCAAGGCGGTAAACCCGGTCCTGTCATCGCCTTAAGGGCAGACTTTGATGCGCTTCCTATTCACGAACAAACAGATCTTCCTTTTCGTTCTAAAGTAGATGGAGTGATGCACGCATGCGGTCATGACGGACATACAGCAACTTTACTCATTTTGGCAAAAGCAATAAATGCTTTAAAAGAGAAATGGAGAGGTACGGTTGTTTTTATTCACCAGCATGCAGAAGAATATGCGCCAGGCGGGGCTGTTGATATGATTAAAGATGGCTGCCTCGACGGGGTTGATGTCATATTTGGCACCCATCTATGGGCCACTGTTCCACATGGAAAAATTCAATATAAACATGGACCGATGATGGCAGCAGTGGACCGATTTGAGATAGAAATCATTGGTCAAGGAGGGCACGGTGCCATGCCACATCTTACCAAAGACGCTGTCGTTATTGGATCACAGCTTGTTACAAATATGCAGCAGCTCGTCAGCCGCCGGGTTGATCCACAAGAGCCTGCGGTTGTTTCGGTCGGTTCTTTTGTTGCACAAAACGCTTTCAATGTTATTGCAGACCGAGCGAAACTTACAGGTACGGTAAGAACATTCAGCGAAGACGTACGCAGCTTATTAGAAAAAGAATTGGAAACCATTACACATGCCACATGTCAAGGTGCAAACGCAGAAGCTGATTTTACTTATTCACGTGGATATCCTGCTGTTGTTAACCATGAAGAAGAAACAGCTTTTCTTGCAGATTGTGCCTATCAGGTACCTGGAGTTACAGAAACAGAAGAAATGAAACCGCAAATGGGCGGAGAAGATTTTGCTTATTATTTAAAACACGCGAAAGGGACTTTCTTCTTTACCGGCGCCCAACATCCAAACTGGGAAAAAACCTATCCTCACCACCATCCCAAATTTGATATTGATGAACGTTCTATGCTTCTAGCTGCTAAAGTAATGGGAAAAGCAGCACTTGAGTATGACAATTAA
- a CDS encoding EcsC family protein has protein sequence MDTYEQQAYEDVQVWLRKLKKPSSMTQTFTKNIQSRMNNLVPKKFHHLMGQAVKQMVEGVLNGSEYLPKGDYKKAKTLREADEKLQELIPVFQKGAAAEGAGTGAGGIFLGAADFPLLLGFKMRFLFSAAQIYGLDVYDFRDRLYMLHLFQAAFSSPEKRCETADRLENWEEYISDKPRKISMAAEWDWTSFQQQYRDHIDLVKLLQLMPGFGAVIGAAANYRLLGQLGEAAKEGYRLKWLHSKE, from the coding sequence ATGGATACGTATGAGCAACAGGCTTATGAAGATGTTCAAGTGTGGCTTAGAAAGCTAAAAAAACCATCCAGTATGACGCAAACCTTTACAAAAAACATTCAAAGCAGAATGAATAATTTGGTTCCTAAAAAATTTCATCATTTAATGGGGCAGGCTGTTAAGCAGATGGTGGAAGGTGTACTAAATGGCTCCGAGTATTTACCAAAAGGAGACTATAAGAAAGCAAAAACTCTAAGAGAAGCAGATGAGAAACTTCAAGAACTTATTCCTGTTTTTCAAAAAGGGGCCGCAGCGGAAGGGGCAGGTACTGGAGCTGGCGGCATCTTTCTAGGAGCGGCTGATTTCCCTCTTCTTCTCGGTTTTAAAATGCGGTTTTTATTCTCAGCTGCACAAATATATGGATTAGATGTATACGATTTTAGAGACAGATTGTATATGCTTCATCTTTTCCAAGCAGCGTTTTCAAGCCCAGAAAAAAGGTGTGAAACAGCAGATAGGCTGGAAAATTGGGAAGAATATATTAGTGATAAACCAAGAAAAATATCGATGGCAGCAGAATGGGATTGGACATCTTTTCAGCAGCAATATAGAGATCATATTGATTTAGTCAAATTACTTCAGCTAATGCCTGGTTTTGGAGCAGTGATCGGAGCGGCTGCAAATTATCGGCTGCTTGGTCAGCTCGGGGAAGCTGCAAAAGAAGGCTATCGATTAAAATGGCTTCATTCAAAAGAATAA
- a CDS encoding cytochrome c biogenesis CcdA family protein, producing the protein MNEVSIWLAFGAGIVSFLSPCIFPLVPAYLAQLTGTTVSNNQVNAQKRLILTRSIGFILGFTIIFMLLGASSTYLGQQFARWNNLIEQLGGIIIVIFGLQMAGIISIRSLLTDKKVHYEPKKSTSFTSSVLLGLLFAAGWSPCIGLVLGAILTLASQAETMYSGIFMLFIYSIGLGIPFLLVALIYSKSLNKLKRLNKWVPIIQKTSGYIMIVLGIMLFTGYFQMLSSYLARFVPFGL; encoded by the coding sequence TTGAATGAAGTAAGCATATGGCTCGCGTTCGGCGCAGGAATAGTTTCTTTTCTTTCTCCCTGTATTTTTCCGCTTGTACCAGCTTATTTAGCTCAATTGACCGGTACAACAGTTTCTAACAATCAAGTTAATGCCCAAAAGCGTTTAATTTTAACAAGAAGTATAGGATTCATTCTTGGTTTTACGATCATCTTTATGCTGCTAGGTGCTTCGTCAACCTATTTAGGACAGCAATTTGCAAGGTGGAATAACCTCATAGAACAACTTGGAGGAATTATAATCGTCATTTTCGGACTCCAAATGGCTGGTATTATTTCTATCCGCTCTCTATTAACTGATAAAAAAGTTCATTATGAACCAAAAAAATCAACTAGTTTTACAAGTTCTGTTCTGCTTGGATTATTGTTTGCAGCCGGCTGGTCCCCTTGTATAGGACTAGTGCTTGGAGCTATACTTACACTAGCAAGCCAGGCCGAGACAATGTATTCAGGAATATTTATGCTGTTCATTTATTCCATCGGCTTAGGCATTCCCTTTCTATTAGTAGCATTGATTTACTCAAAATCACTAAATAAATTAAAAAGATTAAACAAGTGGGTTCCTATCATTCAAAAGACTAGCGGCTATATTATGATCGTGCTTGGTATTATGCTTTTTACTGGTTACTTTCAAATGCTTTCAAGCTATCTAGCCCGATTCGTTCCTTTTGGACTATAA
- a CDS encoding transglycosylase domain-containing protein: protein MRNKWIIWGLAVFTFIILSAGIYLSSVVIGAAAIDEKKLVMNETTEIFDNNGEKLAELYIEDRDLINIEDIPDHVKQPFVAIEDIRFYDHQGIDPRAILRALYRDILAGSKVEGGSTITQQLAKNAFLSSDKTLLRKTKEVLIAMGLERKFSKDEILGYYLNQVYFGHGAYGIKSAAELYFDKAVEDLTTDEAALLAGIPKAPGNYSPVEDAERAKERRNTVLALMERHGFITAEEATAYQGKTVPDSLNRSKETTAFYTYIDMMLEEAENKYHLTPEEVYRGGYDIVVPMNKEMQQASYDLFQEEAYFPEEAKDAEGAFFMMDHHSGGVAAVQGGREYVRRGLNRVKVKRQPGSVMKPLAVYAPALESGEYHPYSLLKDEQMDFDGYSPKNYNGEYRGEISMADAITESTNTAAVWLYDQIGEKESSTWMEELGLQIEDNGLAVALGGLTEGLSPMELASAYTAFSNQGTKVNPYFIEKITDRNGEVIGQADPETKEVMSAQNAWYMTRLLENVVQEGTGTAGETVYPLAGKTGTTSFLEIEGGTRDAWFAGFTPQWTGALWMGYDKTTEDQHLQAGSSYPTRLFKEILNDVPADDSVQTAFQQPEDVKDLEEPVEMARVNDLSASLSLKGGGLFNVHLKWSAAADERVIYRVYEVNDGEGEIIEEVEGDSEFTIEGVNVFNLQDYMVVPFNPQTEKEGEPSNVAEVSVGSLFGAG, encoded by the coding sequence ATGAGGAATAAATGGATAATCTGGGGGCTTGCAGTTTTTACTTTTATTATATTGAGCGCCGGGATTTATCTTTCTTCTGTCGTAATTGGTGCGGCCGCGATAGATGAGAAAAAATTAGTAATGAACGAAACTACTGAAATCTTTGATAATAATGGAGAAAAATTGGCAGAACTCTATATTGAGGACAGAGATTTGATTAATATAGAAGACATACCTGACCATGTTAAACAGCCTTTTGTAGCTATAGAAGATATTCGGTTTTATGATCACCAGGGAATTGATCCTCGCGCCATACTTAGAGCCTTATATCGTGATATTTTAGCAGGGTCTAAAGTAGAAGGCGGAAGTACGATTACCCAGCAATTAGCAAAAAATGCTTTTCTATCGAGTGATAAAACCTTGCTTCGTAAAACAAAAGAAGTACTTATTGCCATGGGACTTGAACGGAAATTCAGCAAAGATGAAATACTAGGATATTATTTAAATCAGGTATATTTTGGCCATGGTGCTTACGGTATAAAGTCAGCGGCAGAACTTTATTTTGACAAAGCTGTCGAAGATTTGACAACAGATGAAGCAGCTTTACTTGCTGGTATACCTAAAGCACCGGGAAATTACTCGCCTGTTGAAGATGCGGAACGTGCAAAAGAAAGACGAAACACTGTTTTAGCTCTTATGGAGCGGCACGGATTTATTACAGCAGAGGAAGCAACAGCATATCAAGGAAAAACAGTGCCGGATTCACTTAACCGGTCAAAAGAAACGACAGCTTTTTACACATATATCGATATGATGTTAGAAGAAGCTGAAAACAAGTACCATCTCACCCCAGAAGAAGTATATCGAGGCGGATACGATATTGTTGTTCCGATGAACAAAGAAATGCAGCAAGCTTCCTACGACTTATTTCAAGAAGAAGCCTACTTCCCTGAAGAAGCAAAGGATGCCGAAGGGGCTTTTTTCATGATGGATCACCATAGCGGCGGAGTTGCAGCTGTGCAAGGCGGAAGAGAGTATGTTCGCAGAGGTTTAAACAGAGTAAAAGTGAAACGACAGCCAGGGTCAGTCATGAAACCACTTGCTGTGTATGCTCCGGCATTAGAATCAGGAGAATACCATCCGTATTCGTTACTAAAAGACGAACAGATGGACTTTGATGGGTACTCTCCTAAAAATTATAATGGCGAGTACCGCGGTGAAATATCGATGGCTGATGCAATCACTGAATCTACCAATACGGCTGCTGTTTGGTTATATGATCAGATTGGAGAAAAAGAAAGTAGTACATGGATGGAGGAGCTTGGACTTCAAATAGAGGATAACGGCTTGGCTGTGGCACTTGGAGGACTTACTGAAGGTCTTTCTCCAATGGAACTGGCATCTGCGTATACTGCCTTTTCTAATCAAGGCACAAAAGTTAACCCTTATTTTATCGAAAAGATAACCGATAGAAATGGGGAGGTAATTGGACAAGCAGATCCCGAAACAAAAGAAGTAATGAGTGCACAAAATGCCTGGTATATGACAAGACTTCTGGAAAATGTAGTGCAAGAAGGGACCGGAACTGCTGGAGAAACGGTTTATCCATTGGCGGGAAAAACGGGCACGACTTCTTTTTTAGAAATAGAAGGAGGAACACGGGACGCATGGTTTGCCGGGTTTACTCCACAATGGACCGGGGCTCTTTGGATGGGATATGACAAAACTACAGAAGATCAGCATCTTCAGGCAGGCAGCTCGTATCCAACACGTTTATTTAAAGAAATTCTTAACGACGTTCCTGCTGATGATAGTGTGCAAACTGCATTTCAACAACCAGAAGATGTGAAAGACTTAGAAGAACCTGTAGAAATGGCCCGGGTGAACGATTTGTCTGCTTCACTCAGTTTAAAAGGAGGCGGGCTTTTCAATGTTCACTTAAAATGGTCTGCGGCGGCAGATGAACGTGTAATATATCGAGTGTATGAAGTGAACGATGGAGAAGGTGAAATCATTGAAGAAGTTGAAGGAGACAGCGAATTTACGATTGAAGGAGTCAATGTTTTTAATTTACAAGATTATATGGTCGTGCCTTTTAATCCACAAACAGAAAAAGAAGGTGAGCCATCAAACGTTGCAGAAGTAAGTGTAGGCTCTTTATTTGGAGCTGGTTAA
- a CDS encoding response regulator transcription factor, which produces MIKVVLIDDHEMVRMGVSAYLSTEEDIDIAGEAANGKDGVNVVREHKPDVVLMDLIMDEMDGIEATRLITSEFPNTKVIVLTSFYDDEQVYPAIEAGAFSYLLKTSKAHTIAEAIRAAMNGESKVEAEVTKKMMKKMRHPDQMRHETLTSRELEVLALIGEGKTNQEIADELYIGIKTVKTHVSHILSKLEVDDRTQIAVYAHRHGLVK; this is translated from the coding sequence TTGATAAAAGTAGTGCTGATTGATGATCATGAAATGGTGCGTATGGGAGTATCAGCTTACCTTTCAACGGAAGAAGATATAGATATTGCAGGAGAAGCTGCCAATGGAAAAGACGGCGTAAATGTAGTGCGAGAACATAAACCTGATGTCGTTTTAATGGATCTTATTATGGATGAAATGGATGGTATTGAAGCAACGCGACTGATTACATCTGAGTTTCCGAATACAAAAGTCATCGTGCTTACTAGCTTTTATGATGATGAACAGGTTTATCCTGCGATTGAAGCTGGGGCGTTCAGCTATTTATTGAAAACGTCAAAAGCACATACGATTGCAGAGGCAATACGTGCAGCGATGAACGGGGAATCTAAAGTAGAAGCAGAAGTTACGAAGAAGATGATGAAAAAAATGCGCCACCCTGATCAAATGCGTCATGAAACGTTAACATCAAGAGAGCTAGAAGTGCTGGCTTTAATTGGAGAGGGGAAAACTAATCAAGAAATTGCTGATGAATTATATATTGGAATTAAAACCGTAAAAACCCATGTGAGTCATATATTATCTAAGTTAGAGGTAGATGACAGAACACAAATAGCGGTTTATGCTCATCGACATGGATTAGTAAAATAA
- the hemH gene encoding ferrochelatase encodes MKKIGLLVMAYGTPRSLDDVEPYYTHIRRGRKPSEEALQDLISRYEAIGGISPLAKITDNQGESLKDRLNERYDDIEFHWYLGLKHIDPFIEDAVQKMKEDGIEEAYSIVLAPHFSTFSIKSYNGRVQEETKKIGGPVIHSVESWYDEPKFIDFWVNQVKDTLAKTENEKKTCVIFSAHSLPEKIIQAGDPYPEQLEKTAKWIAEKAHVPHYAIGWQSEGNTPDPWLGPDVQDLTKELHRKYGYTSFVYCPVGFVADHLEVLFDNDVECKQACDEVGASYYRPDMPNAHPDFIDALVDVITKKMNEKTG; translated from the coding sequence ATGAAAAAAATCGGATTACTGGTAATGGCTTACGGCACTCCTAGAAGTTTAGATGACGTGGAGCCTTACTATACACATATAAGAAGAGGAAGAAAGCCGTCTGAAGAAGCATTACAGGATTTAATATCTCGGTATGAAGCTATTGGAGGAATTTCACCTCTAGCTAAAATTACTGACAATCAAGGAGAAAGCTTAAAAGACCGTTTAAATGAACGTTATGATGATATAGAGTTTCACTGGTATTTAGGTTTGAAGCACATTGATCCTTTTATTGAGGACGCAGTCCAAAAAATGAAGGAAGACGGTATTGAAGAAGCATACAGCATTGTACTAGCCCCGCATTTCTCTACGTTCAGCATTAAATCTTATAATGGACGAGTTCAAGAAGAAACGAAAAAAATAGGTGGGCCTGTCATTCATTCTGTAGAAAGCTGGTATGATGAACCAAAGTTTATTGACTTTTGGGTAAATCAGGTGAAAGATACACTGGCAAAAACAGAAAACGAGAAAAAAACATGTGTGATTTTTTCAGCACACAGCCTGCCGGAGAAAATTATTCAGGCGGGGGACCCTTACCCTGAACAGTTAGAAAAAACCGCTAAATGGATTGCTGAAAAAGCACATGTACCACATTATGCTATCGGCTGGCAAAGTGAAGGGAATACACCAGATCCATGGCTTGGACCTGATGTGCAAGATTTAACAAAAGAACTTCATCGTAAATATGGATATACTTCTTTTGTCTATTGTCCTGTAGGATTTGTGGCAGATCACTTGGAAGTATTGTTTGATAATGACGTGGAATGCAAGCAGGCTTGTGATGAAGTAGGGGCTTCTTATTACCGTCCTGACATGCCAAATGCACATCCTGATTTTATTGATGCTCTTGTAGATGTTATTACCAAAAAGATGAATGAAAAGACTGGTTAA
- the liaF gene encoding cell wall-active antibiotics response protein LiaF, with the protein MRSSGNIVLGLIIIILGLNILFDQLYIDINLGLLIWPIIAFSLAYHFYKKGRKWLMWLFTALAVISISNEIFHFDLTGFIIAAVFLYFGLKLMKRNDTAKEIDIDKDLPSINEEENSNTSSPYTVDQTPDLAPFITNREEIKYKSTSEAEESVKNRHANKTKVSQADKRKEPIVTPSYKNMFIGDYKLMKRRFALQDMNVKYGIGDISIDFSKAIIDEGETVIVLHGGIGDVDLYVPYELDISVQASATIGDMNILGQREEGLNKQLTINTDYYKEADRKIKVIISVIIGDIDVRYV; encoded by the coding sequence ATGCGTAGCTCAGGAAATATAGTATTAGGATTAATAATTATTATATTAGGACTAAACATTTTATTTGATCAGTTGTATATCGATATAAACTTAGGCTTACTTATATGGCCCATTATAGCTTTTTCATTAGCATACCATTTTTATAAGAAAGGTCGAAAATGGTTGATGTGGTTATTTACTGCTCTAGCTGTTATTTCAATTAGTAATGAAATTTTTCATTTTGATTTAACAGGTTTTATTATTGCAGCTGTTTTTCTATATTTTGGGCTGAAACTTATGAAGCGAAATGACACTGCAAAAGAAATTGATATTGACAAGGATTTGCCCTCTATAAATGAAGAGGAGAATTCAAACACATCCTCTCCATATACTGTTGATCAAACTCCAGACTTAGCGCCGTTCATTACTAATAGAGAAGAAATAAAATACAAATCCACCTCAGAAGCAGAAGAGTCTGTGAAAAACCGTCATGCGAACAAAACAAAAGTCTCTCAAGCAGATAAAAGAAAGGAACCAATTGTCACACCTTCTTACAAAAATATGTTTATCGGTGATTATAAATTAATGAAAAGAAGGTTTGCTTTGCAGGATATGAATGTGAAATACGGAATTGGTGATATTTCGATTGATTTTTCAAAAGCCATTATTGATGAAGGAGAAACGGTGATTGTTTTACACGGAGGTATTGGAGATGTAGATTTATACGTTCCTTATGAATTGGATATATCGGTTCAAGCGAGTGCCACCATTGGGGATATGAATATATTAGGTCAGCGTGAAGAAGGGCTTAATAAGCAGCTTACTATTAATACCGATTATTATAAAGAAGCTGATCGAAAAATAAAGGTTATTATATCTGTGATTATCGGTGATATAGACGTGAGGTATGTATAA